A section of the Rhizobium sp. SSA_523 genome encodes:
- the coaBC gene encoding bifunctional phosphopantothenoylcysteine decarboxylase/phosphopantothenate--cysteine ligase CoaBC, protein MDLQGKRILLIISGGIAAYKSLDLIRRLRERGATVRPVMSRAAQEFITPLAVGALSASHVYTDLFSREDEQDVGHIRLARDCDLVLVAPATADLMAKMAHGLADDLPSAVLLATDRPVLLAPAMNPVMWNAAPTRRNLDTLKADGVCLIGPMRGEMAESGEAGTGRMAEPLEIVAAAAALLLPQEKPLAGKRAIVTSGPTHEPIDPVRYIANRSSGKQGHAIAAALARLGADVTLVSGPVTIPDPAGVAVTHVETAEDMLSAVLSALPADIAVMVAAVADWRVVASAGQKIKKKPGEPPAPLLLAENPDILKTVGHHPDRPRLVIGFAAETQEVETNGRRKLDAKGADMIIANDVSPATGIMGGDHNRVKIISSGGIEEWPDLAKDAVAERLAALVADRLSKPA, encoded by the coding sequence ATGGACCTTCAGGGCAAACGCATTCTGCTGATCATCTCGGGGGGTATCGCCGCCTATAAGAGCCTCGATCTCATCCGCCGGCTGCGCGAGAGGGGAGCGACAGTGCGACCCGTGATGAGCCGCGCGGCGCAGGAATTCATCACGCCGCTTGCTGTCGGGGCGCTTTCGGCCAGCCACGTCTATACGGATCTCTTCTCCCGCGAGGACGAGCAGGATGTCGGCCATATCCGCCTGGCGCGCGATTGCGACCTGGTTCTTGTCGCCCCTGCCACTGCCGATCTGATGGCCAAGATGGCGCATGGCCTGGCCGACGACCTGCCGAGCGCCGTGCTTCTGGCCACGGATCGGCCCGTGCTGCTTGCCCCTGCCATGAACCCGGTGATGTGGAATGCCGCGCCCACGCGACGCAACCTCGACACGCTGAAAGCCGATGGCGTTTGCCTGATCGGACCGATGCGGGGCGAAATGGCCGAAAGCGGCGAAGCCGGCACCGGCCGCATGGCCGAACCGCTGGAGATCGTGGCTGCTGCCGCAGCGCTTCTTCTGCCGCAGGAGAAGCCGCTTGCCGGAAAGCGCGCCATCGTCACCTCCGGCCCGACGCATGAACCGATCGATCCGGTGCGCTACATCGCCAACCGGTCATCGGGCAAGCAGGGCCATGCCATTGCCGCCGCTCTCGCGCGTCTCGGCGCGGATGTGACCCTTGTGTCCGGCCCCGTGACCATTCCTGATCCGGCCGGCGTCGCGGTGACGCATGTGGAAACGGCCGAGGACATGCTTTCCGCCGTTCTCTCGGCGCTGCCTGCCGATATCGCAGTCATGGTGGCCGCCGTTGCCGACTGGCGGGTCGTCGCCTCGGCGGGCCAGAAGATCAAGAAAAAGCCGGGCGAGCCGCCTGCGCCGCTCTTGCTTGCCGAAAATCCGGATATCCTGAAGACGGTGGGCCATCACCCGGATCGGCCGCGCCTCGTCATCGGCTTTGCCGCGGAAACGCAGGAGGTGGAGACGAATGGCCGCCGCAAGCTTGACGCCAAGGGCGCCGACATGATCATCGCCAATGATGTCTCGCCGGCCACCGGCATCATGGGTGGCGACCACAACCGGGTGAAGATCATTTCCAGCGGCGGGATCGAGGAATGGCCGGATCTTGCCAAGGATGCGGTGGCCGAAAGGCTGGCCGCGCTGGTCGCCGATCGCCTGTCGAAGCCTGCGTGA
- the ubiB gene encoding 2-polyprenylphenol 6-hydroxylase: MSTIGAYFRLARVGWVLVREGVVAALPTQGLPPVVGLVKSVAQIFTRPDSIQESRSVRLTRAVDRLGPSYVKIGQFLATRPDVVGVDWALDLSMLQDRMAFFPTQTAKAAVELSLGRTIGDLYTRFDEPLAAASIAQVHPAAVAYADGERKVAVKVVRPGVRQRFAHDIESMYLISRMQERLLPSTRRLKPVEVTRTLEQTTKLEMDLRLEAAALSEIGENTRNDPGFRVPKVDWERTGRDVITMEWIDGIKMSNIEGLRAAGYNLEGLAETLIQSFLRHTLRDGFFHADMHPGNLFVDPDGMIVAVDMGIVGRLGKKERRFLAEILYGFITRDYLRVAEVHFEAGYVPSHHDVASFAQAIRAIGEPIHGQPAETISMARLLALLFEVTDLFEMQTRPELILLQKTMVVVEGVSRMLDPRFNMWRAAEPVVSGWIRDNLGPKRIATDLRDGLKAAVKLAEAAPEIAAKTEKFHQQLLHMTEHGVRFDNETAEALGKAEAKHSRWGRAALWVMAATLIYIAVQIS; this comes from the coding sequence ATGAGCACGATCGGCGCCTATTTCCGACTGGCGCGCGTGGGCTGGGTCCTCGTGCGCGAAGGAGTCGTTGCGGCGCTGCCGACGCAGGGATTGCCGCCGGTGGTCGGGCTCGTCAAGTCTGTGGCGCAGATCTTCACCCGGCCGGATTCGATCCAGGAAAGCCGCAGCGTCAGGCTCACACGGGCCGTCGACAGGCTCGGCCCCTCCTATGTCAAGATCGGCCAATTCCTGGCGACCCGCCCGGACGTGGTCGGGGTGGACTGGGCGCTGGACCTGTCCATGCTGCAGGACCGCATGGCCTTCTTCCCGACCCAGACCGCCAAGGCGGCAGTCGAGCTGTCGCTTGGCCGCACGATCGGCGATCTCTATACGCGCTTCGACGAACCGCTGGCCGCCGCCTCCATCGCCCAGGTGCATCCGGCGGCCGTCGCCTATGCGGACGGGGAACGCAAGGTGGCGGTGAAGGTGGTGCGTCCCGGGGTGCGCCAGCGCTTCGCGCATGACATCGAGAGCATGTATCTGATCTCCCGCATGCAGGAGCGTCTGCTGCCTTCCACCCGGCGCCTGAAGCCGGTGGAGGTGACGCGAACGCTGGAACAGACGACCAAACTGGAAATGGATCTGCGGCTCGAAGCGGCCGCCTTGTCCGAGATCGGCGAAAATACCCGCAACGATCCCGGCTTTCGCGTGCCGAAAGTGGACTGGGAGCGCACCGGCCGCGATGTCATCACCATGGAATGGATCGATGGCATCAAAATGTCGAATATCGAGGGCCTGCGGGCGGCAGGCTACAATCTCGAGGGCCTTGCCGAGACGCTGATCCAGTCCTTCCTGCGCCATACGCTGCGGGACGGCTTCTTCCATGCCGATATGCATCCCGGCAATCTCTTCGTTGATCCGGACGGCATGATCGTCGCGGTCGACATGGGCATTGTCGGGCGGCTCGGCAAAAAGGAACGGCGCTTCCTCGCCGAAATCCTCTACGGCTTCATCACCCGCGATTATCTGCGCGTGGCGGAAGTCCATTTCGAGGCGGGCTATGTGCCCTCTCATCACGACGTGGCCAGTTTCGCCCAGGCCATACGCGCGATCGGCGAACCGATCCATGGCCAGCCGGCCGAAACCATTTCCATGGCGCGTCTTCTGGCGCTTCTATTCGAGGTGACCGATCTTTTCGAAATGCAGACGCGGCCCGAACTGATCCTCCTGCAGAAAACCATGGTGGTGGTGGAGGGCGTGTCGCGCATGTTGGACCCGCGCTTCAACATGTGGCGTGCGGCAGAGCCGGTCGTCAGCGGCTGGATCCGCGACAATCTGGGGCCGAAACGTATCGCCACCGATCTGCGCGACGGCTTGAAGGCCGCCGTCAAACTGGCGGAAGCGGCTCCGGAGATTGCCGCCAAGACCGAGAAATTCCACCAGCAGCTGCTGCACATGACCGAACACGGCGTGCGCTTCGACAATGAGACGGCGGAAGCACTCGGCAAGGCGGAGGCCAAGCACAGCCGCTGGGGTCGTGCCGCACTCTGGGTGATGGCCGCAACGCTGATCTATATCGCCGTTCAGATCAGCTGA
- a CDS encoding chromate transporter codes for MIATLLALALIFTELSLMAFGGGYAVLPEIQRRVVEVQHWATPAEFSALFALAQAAPGPNMMIVPLIGWHVAGLPGLLVTSLAKFLPSSIVTCLAVSAWERFRDRPWRAVVQAGLLPITAGLVASSAVVITMASVTHVWLAVLTGITAAISIFTRAHPVAVLALGAVSGLAVSFA; via the coding sequence ATGATCGCAACCCTTTTGGCCCTGGCACTCATTTTTACCGAATTATCCCTGATGGCCTTTGGCGGCGGCTATGCGGTTCTGCCGGAAATCCAGCGCCGGGTGGTTGAGGTTCAGCATTGGGCGACGCCGGCGGAGTTCAGCGCGCTTTTCGCGCTGGCCCAGGCGGCGCCCGGCCCGAACATGATGATCGTGCCGCTGATCGGCTGGCATGTCGCGGGCCTGCCGGGCCTGCTGGTCACCTCGCTCGCCAAGTTTCTCCCCTCGTCGATCGTTACCTGCCTTGCCGTTTCAGCCTGGGAGCGATTTCGCGACCGCCCGTGGCGCGCCGTGGTTCAGGCGGGGCTGCTGCCAATTACCGCCGGCCTCGTCGCGTCCAGCGCGGTCGTCATCACCATGGCCTCGGTGACCCATGTCTGGCTCGCGGTGCTGACCGGTATAACCGCGGCGATTTCCATCTTCACCCGTGCTCATCCTGTGGCCGTGCTGGCGCTCGGGGCCGTAAGCGGCCTTGCCGTCAGCTTCGCCTGA
- the rpsT gene encoding 30S ribosomal protein S20: MANTTSAKKATRKIARRTEINKSRRSRVRSFIRQVEEAIASGDVAQAAEALRAAQPEIQRAATKGILHRNTASRKVSRLAMRVKALSA; encoded by the coding sequence ATGGCCAATACAACTTCGGCGAAAAAGGCGACCCGCAAGATCGCACGCCGCACTGAGATCAACAAGTCGCGCCGTTCGCGCGTTCGCAGCTTCATCCGCCAGGTCGAAGAAGCCATCGCCTCCGGCGATGTGGCTCAGGCGGCAGAGGCCCTGCGCGCTGCGCAGCCGGAAATTCAGCGTGCGGCCACCAAGGGCATCCTGCACCGCAACACGGCATCCCGGAAGGTGTCGCGTCTGGCCATGCGGGTGAAGGCTCTGTCGGCCTAA
- a CDS encoding TRAP transporter small permease: MSKTAEPSGDGADRALSSPMRATHRILSIICGLMLLAMMVVTLLDVIGRYMFNSPLQGATELTALLLVSTIFIGLPAVCLDEEHVTVDLLTDHLPALLQPIRRTLIRLISAGVLFVIAWRLLVYGHDLASYGETTVSLRLAVSPFAYLCSATTLIAGLITLRHVFSRS, translated from the coding sequence ATGAGCAAGACGGCCGAACCTTCCGGAGACGGAGCGGATCGAGCCCTGTCCTCGCCCATGCGAGCGACACACCGGATCTTGTCGATCATCTGCGGGCTGATGCTGCTGGCGATGATGGTCGTCACACTGCTGGATGTCATCGGGCGCTACATGTTCAACAGCCCGCTCCAGGGCGCGACAGAGCTGACGGCGCTTCTCCTGGTTTCGACGATCTTCATCGGCCTGCCCGCCGTCTGCCTGGACGAGGAGCATGTGACGGTCGACCTTTTGACCGACCATCTGCCGGCCCTGCTCCAGCCGATCCGCAGGACGCTGATCCGGCTCATATCGGCCGGCGTCCTCTTCGTCATTGCCTGGCGCCTCCTGGTTTACGGCCATGACCTTGCCAGCTACGGCGAAACGACGGTCAGCCTCCGGCTTGCAGTTTCGCCTTTCGCCTATCTCTGCTCCGCAACCACGCTGATTGCGGGTCTGATCACGCTTCGGCACGTCTTCTCCCGTTCCTGA
- the mutM gene encoding bifunctional DNA-formamidopyrimidine glycosylase/DNA-(apurinic or apyrimidinic site) lyase, translated as MPELPEVETVRRGLAPTMEEARLVRLETRRPDLRFPLPERFEERVGGRRIVGLGRRAKYLLIDLDDGMTIIAHLGMSGSFRIEAAEPALAPGVFHHPRSKDEKHDHVLFDLERRDGLPVRVIYNDPRRFGFMHLWSRSELDLYPAFAGLGPEPTGNLLDAGYLAGRFLNRIQPLKGMLLDQSVIAGLGNIYVCEALWRSGLSPKRAAGTLVTRTGKPRAALPVLTQAIREVIADAIAAGGSSLRDHIQTDGSLGYFQHRFAVYDREGEACVRAGCAGRITRIVQSGRSTFFCPACQR; from the coding sequence ATGCCCGAATTGCCAGAGGTGGAGACCGTTCGTCGCGGCCTTGCGCCGACAATGGAGGAGGCGCGGCTGGTCAGGCTGGAGACGCGGCGCCCCGATCTGCGGTTTCCGCTGCCGGAGAGGTTCGAAGAGCGGGTCGGCGGACGCAGGATCGTCGGCCTCGGCCGGCGGGCCAAATATCTGCTGATCGATCTGGATGACGGCATGACCATCATTGCGCATCTGGGAATGTCGGGCTCGTTCCGGATCGAGGCGGCGGAGCCGGCGCTTGCGCCTGGCGTCTTCCACCATCCACGCTCCAAGGACGAGAAGCATGACCACGTTCTCTTCGATCTGGAGCGGCGCGACGGCCTTCCCGTGCGCGTCATCTACAATGATCCCCGCCGCTTCGGTTTCATGCATCTGTGGAGCCGCAGCGAACTCGACCTCTATCCGGCCTTTGCCGGCCTTGGCCCGGAACCGACCGGCAACCTGCTCGATGCCGGCTATCTCGCGGGGCGCTTTCTCAACCGCATCCAGCCGCTGAAGGGCATGCTGCTCGACCAGAGCGTGATTGCCGGGCTCGGCAATATCTATGTCTGCGAGGCGCTGTGGCGCTCCGGCCTGTCGCCGAAACGCGCCGCGGGAACGCTGGTGACGAGAACCGGCAAGCCGCGGGCCGCGCTCCCTGTGTTGACACAGGCCATTCGCGAGGTGATCGCCGATGCCATCGCGGCTGGAGGCTCCTCCCTGCGCGATCATATCCAGACGGATGGCTCGCTCGGCTATTTCCAGCACCGGTTCGCTGTCTATGATCGCGAGGGCGAAGCCTGCGTGCGGGCCGGCTGCGCGGGCCGGATCACGCGCATCGTCCAGTCGGGCCGCTCCACCTTTTTCTGCCCGGCCTGCCAGCGGTGA
- the ubiE gene encoding bifunctional demethylmenaquinone methyltransferase/2-methoxy-6-polyprenyl-1,4-benzoquinol methylase UbiE, producing MADSRTSADGGMETSYGFRDVGQGEKQGLVNEVFHKVAKRYDIMNDVMSAGLHRLWKDAMVASLNPRKDPAYKVLDVAGGTGDIAFRIVEASGRLAHATVLDINGSMLAVGAERAAKRKLSDNLTFVEANAEELPFADASFDAYTIAFGIRNVPRIDVALSEAFRVLKRGGRLLVLEFSEVEMPLLDRFYDEWSFRAIPQFGKMITGDAEPYQYLVESIRKFPNQENFAKMIRTAGFSRVTYSNFTGGIAALHSGWKI from the coding sequence ATGGCTGACAGCCGGACCTCTGCTGACGGTGGAATGGAAACCTCCTATGGCTTCCGCGATGTGGGACAGGGCGAAAAGCAGGGTCTCGTCAACGAGGTCTTCCACAAGGTGGCCAAGCGCTACGACATCATGAACGATGTCATGTCCGCCGGTCTGCACCGCCTTTGGAAGGACGCCATGGTGGCCAGCCTGAACCCGCGCAAGGATCCCGCCTACAAAGTGCTGGATGTCGCGGGCGGCACAGGCGATATCGCCTTCCGGATCGTCGAAGCCTCGGGCCGGCTGGCGCATGCGACGGTGCTCGACATCAACGGATCCATGCTTGCGGTCGGCGCGGAGCGTGCCGCAAAGCGCAAGCTTTCCGACAATCTGACATTCGTCGAAGCCAATGCGGAGGAGCTGCCCTTCGCCGATGCGAGTTTCGACGCCTATACGATCGCATTCGGCATTCGAAACGTGCCGCGCATCGATGTGGCCTTGTCGGAGGCCTTCCGGGTCCTCAAGCGCGGCGGCCGCCTTCTCGTACTCGAATTTTCCGAGGTGGAGATGCCCTTGCTGGACCGCTTCTATGACGAGTGGTCTTTCCGCGCCATTCCGCAGTTCGGCAAGATGATCACCGGCGATGCCGAGCCTTACCAGTATCTGGTGGAGTCCATCCGCAAGTTTCCCAATCAGGAGAATTTTGCCAAGATGATCCGCACAGCGGGCTTTTCCCGCGTGACCTACAGCAATTTCACCGGCGGCATTGCGGCTCTTCACTCGGGCTGGAAGATCTGA
- a CDS encoding glyoxalase superfamily protein, whose amino-acid sequence MRDYRDAKLMAKALRAGLEEQGLSISHSQALELVAGQFGFDEWNVLSARIGAAEEVKAARVLLQPAIPVIRIFALDMALEFYRDFLGFRLDWEHRHAPDLPIYMQVSRSAMVLHLSEHAGDSSPGAKVFVPVSGVEAFHRELTEKGCRFTRPALQQMPWGLDLTVTDPFSNRLVFCEREIKA is encoded by the coding sequence ATGCGTGACTATCGTGACGCCAAGCTCATGGCCAAGGCCCTTCGGGCAGGCCTGGAGGAGCAGGGCCTTTCCATCAGCCATTCGCAAGCTCTCGAACTGGTGGCGGGCCAATTCGGCTTCGATGAATGGAACGTGCTGAGCGCCAGGATCGGCGCGGCGGAAGAGGTCAAGGCGGCGCGGGTGCTGCTTCAGCCGGCCATCCCGGTCATACGGATCTTCGCCCTCGACATGGCACTGGAATTCTACCGTGATTTTCTCGGTTTCCGCCTCGATTGGGAGCATCGGCATGCGCCAGATCTCCCGATTTATATGCAGGTGTCGCGCAGTGCCATGGTGCTGCATCTGAGCGAGCATGCCGGCGATTCGTCTCCCGGCGCCAAGGTCTTCGTGCCGGTCTCCGGTGTCGAAGCCTTCCATCGGGAATTGACGGAGAAAGGCTGCCGTTTCACCCGGCCCGCCCTTCAGCAGATGCCATGGGGCCTTGACTTGACGGTCACGGATCCGTTCAGCAACCGCCTCGTCTTCTGCGAGCGCGAGATCAAGGCCTGA
- a CDS encoding TRAP transporter large permease produces the protein MSWPIGCLLFLALMFSGMPIAFAMALVGVVGTLSIIGLAPALSLLGQTFFDNGREYSLSVLPLFLMMGNFVVQSGVADDLYKAAHAWLRHRKGGLAIATILACGGFSSVCGSSLATAATMAKIALPSMRRYRYPDSLSTASIAAGGTLGILIPPSVILVFYGIIAQQDIGKLFLAGIIPGIIGIAGYAAAVVISVRLRGLDLPTEEKLPLKDRLIATRGVSGALLLFTFVMGGIYLGVFTATESAGMGAAGAMLLTILKGRFKLEETFRTLYETAKNTAMMFFILFGALTFTNYVNLSGMATDLQGALSGFQSPLAIIFVILAIYLVLGCLFESLSMITLTVPIFYPVVAGAGFDLIWFGIFVVVVTEISYITPPVGMNAFVLRSVVKDVRLGTIFSGLVPFVAMDFLRILLLIFVPVLALFIPSQM, from the coding sequence ATGAGCTGGCCGATCGGATGCCTTCTCTTCCTGGCGCTGATGTTTTCCGGCATGCCGATCGCCTTTGCCATGGCGCTGGTCGGCGTGGTCGGCACCCTGTCGATCATCGGGCTTGCCCCTGCGCTGTCGCTTCTGGGCCAGACCTTCTTCGACAATGGCCGCGAATATTCGCTCTCCGTGCTGCCGCTTTTCCTGATGATGGGCAACTTCGTCGTCCAGTCGGGAGTGGCGGACGATCTCTACAAGGCTGCCCATGCCTGGCTCAGGCACCGCAAGGGCGGTCTTGCCATTGCGACCATCCTTGCCTGCGGCGGCTTTTCCTCCGTCTGCGGTTCCTCGCTCGCCACGGCGGCGACCATGGCCAAGATCGCCCTGCCCTCGATGCGGCGCTACCGCTATCCCGACAGCCTCTCGACCGCCTCTATCGCTGCCGGCGGGACGCTCGGCATCCTCATTCCACCCTCGGTGATCCTGGTCTTCTACGGCATCATCGCGCAGCAGGATATCGGCAAGCTCTTCCTGGCCGGCATCATTCCGGGCATCATCGGGATCGCGGGCTACGCCGCTGCGGTCGTCATCTCGGTTCGGCTGCGCGGCCTTGATCTTCCGACGGAAGAGAAACTGCCGCTGAAGGATAGGCTGATCGCAACGCGCGGGGTCAGCGGTGCGCTCCTATTGTTCACCTTCGTGATGGGCGGGATCTATCTCGGTGTCTTTACCGCCACCGAATCCGCCGGGATGGGTGCGGCCGGCGCCATGCTTCTGACCATCCTCAAGGGCCGTTTCAAGCTGGAAGAGACGTTCCGCACCCTCTACGAAACGGCAAAGAACACGGCGATGATGTTCTTCATCCTGTTCGGCGCGCTGACCTTCACCAATTACGTCAACCTCTCCGGCATGGCGACGGACCTGCAGGGCGCCTTGTCGGGCTTTCAGAGCCCGCTGGCGATCATCTTCGTCATTCTCGCCATCTATCTGGTGCTTGGCTGCCTGTTCGAGAGCCTCTCGATGATCACGCTCACCGTTCCGATCTTCTATCCCGTGGTGGCAGGCGCCGGTTTCGATCTCATCTGGTTCGGCATCTTCGTCGTGGTGGTCACCGAGATCAGCTATATCACGCCGCCGGTCGGGATGAATGCCTTCGTGCTGCGCTCGGTGGTCAAGGATGTGCGGCTGGGCACCATCTTTTCCGGCCTCGTGCCCTTCGTGGCGATGGACTTCCTGCGGATCCTGCTGCTGATCTTCGTCCCCGTTCTGGCACTCTTCATCCCCTCGCAAATGTGA
- a CDS encoding chromate transporter: MTPTALPDLEIVPIRPKAREIFAGFLGIGLIGFGGVLPLARRMLVEDKAWLSEQEFSDLLGLCQFLPGGNVINLSIAVGMKFRGWRGALAGILGLTAIPTAFVILLGVLYDRYSGDPHVQHVFAGLAAAAAGLLIAMAWKMLKPLLTRPIALLVVILLFIAVAIVRVPLILAMLVIAPLSILLASRVSR, from the coding sequence ATGACCCCTACCGCACTGCCAGACCTGGAGATTGTGCCGATCCGGCCCAAGGCGCGAGAGATCTTTGCCGGCTTTCTCGGCATTGGCCTGATCGGCTTTGGCGGCGTATTGCCGCTCGCGCGGCGGATGCTGGTGGAGGACAAGGCCTGGCTGAGCGAGCAGGAATTCTCCGATCTCCTGGGTCTCTGCCAGTTTCTGCCGGGCGGCAATGTGATCAATCTCAGCATTGCGGTCGGCATGAAGTTTCGCGGCTGGCGGGGCGCGCTGGCCGGCATTCTCGGGCTGACCGCCATTCCCACGGCCTTCGTCATCCTGCTCGGCGTGCTTTACGACCGCTATAGCGGTGATCCCCATGTCCAGCACGTCTTTGCGGGCCTTGCGGCGGCGGCGGCGGGCCTTTTGATCGCCATGGCCTGGAAGATGCTCAAACCTCTCCTCACCCGCCCCATCGCCCTGCTGGTCGTGATCCTGCTCTTCATCGCTGTCGCTATCGTCAGGGTGCCGCTGATCCTCGCCATGCTGGTGATTGCGCCGCTATCGATCCTCCTGGCATCCCGGGTGTCGCGATGA
- a CDS encoding TRAP transporter substrate-binding protein, translating into MRLTHSLAALTLTAACTLSSATFASADTMLNMANWLPPTHPLVTDVMKPYAEAVKTATEGRVTINIMQAPLGPPAAHFDFAVNGVADITYGVQGYNPGRFKTTNIAEIPFLGDTAESVSVGYWRVFDKDLRKAGEYDKVHVLGVFTHGPGQIFMKGRDVTGSEPVKGAKLRVGGGIVADLVKAMGGVPVEGPSSKTYEILSSGVADGITFPFESVAFFKLIPMLDTALVVPGGLFNTSFYVVMNKAKWDALSEADKTAIDKVSGEALARLAGKAWDAADNAGKTAMQGKIKMVDATPDQVKSFEAALKPVVDAKLAETASTGIDVQAALSAMKAEIAKAAKGE; encoded by the coding sequence ATGCGTTTGACCCATTCCCTCGCCGCTCTTACCTTGACCGCCGCCTGCACGCTCTCCAGCGCCACCTTTGCCAGCGCCGACACCATGCTGAACATGGCCAACTGGCTGCCCCCGACCCATCCGCTCGTGACCGATGTCATGAAACCCTATGCCGAGGCGGTCAAGACGGCGACGGAAGGCCGCGTGACGATCAATATCATGCAGGCGCCGCTCGGTCCCCCGGCTGCGCATTTCGATTTCGCGGTCAATGGCGTTGCCGATATCACCTATGGCGTGCAGGGCTATAATCCGGGCCGCTTCAAGACCACGAATATTGCCGAAATCCCCTTCCTGGGTGACACGGCGGAAAGCGTTTCCGTCGGCTATTGGCGTGTTTTCGACAAGGACCTGCGCAAGGCGGGCGAATATGACAAGGTTCATGTCCTTGGCGTCTTCACCCATGGACCAGGGCAGATCTTCATGAAGGGCCGCGACGTGACCGGTTCCGAACCGGTAAAGGGCGCCAAACTGCGCGTCGGCGGCGGCATTGTCGCCGATCTCGTCAAGGCCATGGGCGGCGTGCCGGTGGAGGGTCCCTCCTCCAAGACCTATGAAATCCTCTCCAGCGGCGTTGCCGACGGGATTACCTTCCCGTTCGAATCCGTCGCCTTCTTCAAGCTCATCCCGATGCTGGATACGGCACTCGTGGTGCCGGGCGGGCTCTTCAACACCTCCTTCTACGTCGTGATGAACAAGGCCAAATGGGATGCGCTGTCGGAGGCAGACAAGACGGCCATCGACAAGGTTTCGGGCGAAGCTTTGGCACGACTGGCCGGCAAGGCCTGGGATGCGGCAGACAATGCCGGCAAGACCGCCATGCAGGGCAAGATCAAGATGGTCGATGCCACGCCGGACCAGGTGAAGTCGTTCGAAGCGGCCCTGAAGCCGGTTGTCGATGCCAAGCTCGCCGAAACCGCATCGACCGGTATCGACGTGCAGGCCGCCCTCTCTGCCATGAAGGCCGAGATCGCCAAGGCGGCCAAGGGCGAATGA